The sequence GCCCTCCCGCCCACTAACAGAGCCCTGCCCAAAGGCATCATATCTTCACCCCAAGGATTACGACTAACCTCACCATAATGTCTTTGGATCCTTGTGCCGCTTGTTACTTGCGATGGATACATAATTACGATACTCCGCTCGCGATAGCAGCTTTGTGCTGAGAACTTCCAGTGCCCGACAATAAAGACCCCCCTCCGACTTACGACTACGCTGGAATCGTGGCCTGACCGGTTGCATTATTCGCTCTGCCGGCACCCCCCTGGAGCGTCATCGACCTAGGGACATCCATCTCATCGCACGGGCATTTCTCCCGAGAATTTGAAGGTTGTGTGAAGGGCGTGAATCTCCAAGATGGACGGCGTTGATACTGTTGATGTGAGCTGGTTGCATCATTCCCAGAAAGGTATATAccgatatatatatatattcccCAGGGAGTTTTTGTGATCGCAGAACCCAACATGCACTGCTGCCCATGAGCCTTCAGTTTCCTTACCTTGACCCAGCTAGCAAGCAATCTCCAAATTGCGACCAAGATATGCTCAGGAGGTCCTCTTCTGTGAAAGTGCTGATTCGAACGACCTttctgtctttttttcttagatAACCTTGTCCGAACCAAGTCTGCATCCTCTCGACCGTCTCCCAAGGCCACCCCTCTCCCACTGGCCCCGGCCGCGGAAGGGACCCCGAAACCACAGCAGGGAGGAGAGGTCAAGGACGGCACATCCCTGAGTTCGACCGCCAAAAGTACACCGATCCTCGTTCGCCAGTCTTCCAAAtcaaagaaagataaagatgCTCCGACTCCAATTGACACTAAACCGTTGCCACCCTCGCTTACAACTCCTATCCCGATTGGCCATAAGCCTTCGAACGCGAGGCCTACCGCTTCGAGACGAAATTCATGGATATCTAATTTGAGCTCCAAGTTCAGCTCCGGCTCAACGCCTCCCGCGCAAAGCCATATGAAAGACGCCCCCAGCAATTCCAGATTGCAAGCACACAGCCCACGTACGGAGTCACTGAACCCGTTCGGAGCTGCGTATTCACCAAAGGATAGCGAGAGGGAGATTCAGTCAGGCTCGTTCGGCTCCCACTCCCCCAAGAATCCTTCGTTCTTTCATAATGCGTTTCGCAAACTTGCATCTAGCGGTGGTGGATTGGGCCGGACGGCCGCCCATGGAGGGTCTATCTGTGAACGCCGGGTCATGAATATCGATCGCGATCGCGATAGGTGCAAGATTCCGGAATTAAACCAGGCAAAACTACGTCGCGTTGCGTTTTGCGTTGATGTTGAGATAGCTGGGGTCTCTCGCCGCGCTGACTCCGACGAAGATATCAAATCAAAGGCTGGGAAAAGTCAGGTGAATGGAACCGAGTCAAGCAAGTCCAGTCAAAAGAAGGACGCCAAGGTagctgaaaaagctgaagGTGTGGCTCTTAAAGCTGCACAACATACACCACCCTCTCCGTCGTTAAGTGGAATGGATGACACCGGACCAGTACAAGATGGTTGGGGCAAGTCTCCGGCCAAGGAAATGACGagaaaacaagaaaagaagaagaagtcgGAAGAAGAGCGCAAAGAACGAAAAGAACGAAAGCGGCGACTGGCAGAGGAGAGTGGCAGTGTTCCTCTGCATTTTGACATGAGCGACCCTGGAAACTCGTCATCTCCACATCGCTTCCAACGTGGTCAAGATCAGCCGACTACGGATCCTGTGAGAATCTATCGCCGTTGCTGCCAGCTGCGAGAGACTGGTATACTGAAAAAGCTTGTTGAGCAAATCTCCTCACCCTCGTCATCCCTTGCAGAATCTCCGGGCACTGTTGGCGTCCTAGATCTTACTGGATTCGCAATGTCCTTTCAGGACATTGTTACCTTCAGCGATTGGCTTGCGATTGTACCTGTCCGCAAGTTGATACTACAGGACTGCGGGCTAACTGACGAGGCCGTTCGGGTTATTCTGGCGGGTTTATTGTCTACAAAAACCGTTGAAGCCGCCAGACTTGCAAGAGGCTCTAAACGCAGCAAAAAGACAGATAGGCTAGTGAAAGAGGAAAAGTTTGGCGCAATCGAGAAACTATCGTTGAAGGATAATCCCAAAATCGGCCCTGAGGGCTGGCGCCATGTAAGCCTTTTCATTCACATGTCTCGCTCGCTCAGGGGAATCGACCTCTCCGGAATCCCGTTCCCgtcaccaccaccgccaagTAACAGCCCGACATCCGTGTCGAGGCCTACCGGTCCGTCTGCCAGTATTGCGACAGTGTTTTCTCGGGCGCTAGCAGAACGACTTGCGAAGAATCGTTTGGAGGAACTTGTTATTAGCGAATGCTGTCCTTCCACCGAAGATCTGGAGAAGATCTGCGATGCCGCCAAGACTATCGGTCTTCGAAGGCTTGGCCTTGCAAACAATAATTTAACAAGGGAGGGTCTTCGGCACGTCATTAAATATTTCAATGCTGGACATTGCGAAGGTTTGGACTTGGGTGGCAACGACCTGAACGACCATTTGGACCTGCTCACCGCTGCGTTCCAAAAGACTATTCCGCTCACAGCGCTCAGTTTAGCGGATTGCTCACTCGTTCCCAAGACTCTCGCCAATCTCCTTCAAGCGCTGATAGTATTGCCTAATTTCCGATTCATCGACCTATCGCAtaatcaagaactatttaCTATACAACCCGACTCCCTTGCAACTTTACGGCGATACCTACCGAAGCTCCCAGAACTGAGACGCGTGCACCTTGCTGATGTAGACCTTACTTCCGAGAAAGCAATAGCTATAGCCGAGATTTTGCCCGATTGCCCCAAGCTTTGCCATATCAGTGTCCTTGAAAATTCGGCGATCGAGGCATTAGCTGCCGCCAAGGATGCTACTACCCAAGAAGAAGCCTGTGCTCTTTACGCCTCGTTCATGGCTGCAGTTCGAGTATCAAAGACTATGATTGCAGTGGAGATTGACGTTCCTACAGCGGACAATAATGAAATCGTCAAGGCGCTAGCTTCGCAGATAGTCGCTTATTCCCTCCGTAACCTCGAAAGGGGCGAACTTGCGGAACAGCTGTCATCCGCAGCAGACGGCCAAATCTCAGAGAAAGACGCTGTCCCAATTCCAGATGTCCTCGCCCATCTTGTTGGCCATGGCGATAATGAAGAAGCTAACGGTACCGTTGACGACGCGAATCTTGCCCCTGACGAGGATTATGTAATTGGGGGTAGTGGCGTCGTGAAAGCTTTGGGAGTTTGTTTGGGAAACACAGATTACGGTGGAGTGGAAGCCATTGGCGACCTGTCCCCTCCACCCAGCGGCGCATCGACCCCGCTGCGTCGTCTCAGCCATGTCCGTGTTAATAAGAAACCGCGAGATATGTCCAAGAATCTTCTAAATGCAGCGAGAAGGATACGTGTGCGGTTGCAGCCGGCTCTTGTTCGTGAAGACAAGGCCGGCAATGATTTGAATTATCGTAAGTGCTTTGTTGCCCTCCAACGTTTGATGAGGTTTGCTTTTTAGTAGTTAACTGATTTTGTTTTGTAGGACGTCTTCTATTCCTTGATGGCACGCTGCAAAGAATGATTCAGCGGTTTGAAGACGAATTCCCGGATACACGTCTCCCAGCCGAGATGAGTTCGGGTACAGATGCCGGCCCTGCTACTGAATTCTCCCTCCCGTCATCCGACCAGGCCGATAAGAACTCCGACGTTGACGAAGGAGCTGGCTTGTGCCAGAGCCCAGAGAATGGCGTCATTGAAAACGATGACGCCGATAGATATGCCGTCCGCTTATCGCGTACTAGTTCCAACACGTCTCTCCACTCTCGGGCCTTGACCTCCGAAGAAGGCCGTGTGCTTCGCCTAGGGCAACGTCTGAGTCACGACGTGCTCAACTCTGAACTAGACAATGGCGATGGAACCATCTCACGATCGCCGCCGAACATCGCTGAGCTGCAGAAGAAACTGGAACAACTCCGCAGCAGCGAGTCCGATCCGCAATTGGCACTACATATGCGCGAGGGTTCGTACGAGGGGCAGTCTCTCCGAGGACTGAGGTCCGCTAGCCTTGAAGACCTGGTGGAGTTGCAGAGACATGACCCCGATGCTCTTGCGGAGTTCAAGGAGGACCAGATTGTGGCGTTGATCAATGCAGGTATAAGGAGTCGTGGGGATTGAACAAGATGCTGGGATGAGTTGGCGGCAGTGAAATTCTCTTTCTTCACTCTCTATATTGGTGATTGGTAAAAGGGGTTGTAGGAATCTTGTGTAGGATGATTTATGATTGCTTTTATGTGCCTAGTAGCACTGAATTATTAccccctccttttttctttttttttttttttttttttttggttcctGCTTATGGATTGGTGCAAGCAGTCATGCCTAGCTATAGTACCTCTTTTTTGGCATAGGCTTTTTGTGTGAGCGTGGAGCTTAATTTATGCTCCTTTTAGCTGGCTCCTTTTATGGCTTTTGATGCTTGGTCAAAAAGCATACTGCGCCTTCAAATTGATGTCCTTCAGTAGGGCTGATACAATCCTGTCTACTAATAATGGCCCATGGTGGTTTGAAGTGTGTAAGCATAATAAAGCAGTCAGTAAAAGCATTATTCACAAGGTGTAAGTAGGCCAACAGGCCAAAGCTTTCCTAAACTCCTTAGAAAACAGTCATAATCTCCAGGGTGAAGTTCACCTTTGGATTTCCTAGCCCAACCCCCTTTGAGTTTCCTGTAAGCCTTaagcaagaaactcttgTAAATAAGCCCTTCCGGCCGATACCTTCCATTCTTAACTGCCGTATAGATATGCCCTTCTTCCGCCTTAATATCTTAACCGCGGCTCCACGAAGCGATTTGCCTGCGCATAAGGATGCGCAGTCCGTTCCGGGTGCTTCGTTATGAGATAGTCGATAAGCCTCTCGACGGTCTTATCACCCCTGTACTTGCTCCATTGAACACGGACCGGCAGCAGGCGCACACCTTTCTCCCTAAACTCATTAAGCACAAACTGGTTCACCTCTCTAACTGTGGCTATCATGCCTGTGTCGTGAATCTTGACTCTCTTCGGGTGATTACCCCGAGCTATGTAATCATAAGTGGACCCTTCGATGAACACTTCACTGGTCGGCGTCATTACCCACAAGGAGTCATGATATGAGATCCTTTTGAGGCCATGGTAGAAGGTGGAAAAGTTTTGTGGGCGCTGCCGACGTGGGCTGCCTGCAAAGTACTCTACAAAGCGTTTGATGAAGTTTTTTGGGGACATTATCTCAGCATTGTGGACGGGTCGGTTTGGGTTTGGATCTGGGGAGCTTGTGTAGAAGAATACCGACTGCAAGCGGCTTTGTTCGAAGAGTTTGTAGATGGCGTGCTAGAAGAGAGAGGGTTGGTGGTCAGCTTTATATTCATGACAGCGGGAGCAACAACATGTGACGCTTAGTCGTTCAATCACATAATTGTCGCATGATTGGACGGGATATGCTGAAAACTAGTTGCACTCACTATGCTTGACGTGTAAAGCATCATACCAAGCTCTTTAAGACCAGTGCAGTTCTGGATGATAGCCCCAAGGTCTTCCATGGCATGCTGATTATGGGGCAGAAAGATTGTCCTTAAAGTGCTCCAGTGTCGGGCACATAAGGGGGAAACAGCCAGGTTTGTTTCGACATATTGCAGGAACAGCTCCCTCAGTCCTTCAAAGGATGAAAAGTAAGCTTCCATTCCCTCCCCCTGGTGGTCAGCCATAACAGACTTCAATTTAACCTCACGTTTGTGCAGTTCACTCCACACTGCGGAAGTTTCTGAAAAATCACCCCAGTGAGGCATAAAAGTGAAGTGTTCAAGGACTGAAACATCAAAGATATGAAACAAGAATGTAAGGTCGACCTTTCCGGATTCATATATGCCTAGTGCTTGGAGCTGCCTTGGCTGGGGAGCCTGGCCAAGTTCACCAAGAAGCCAGGCAGTGGCATCAAGTGGAGGAATATCCTGTTCTTTGTCCCTAGGGAAAGGTAGTGAGAAATGAAACTGAAGGTCTTTGAGTTGGCCTCCTGCATGTCGAATTACTCGAGCTATGAATCCAATGCTTTCGAGGTCATTGAGGTTGAAAAGGCGCAGAGACTCGATTCCATCCCAGTCAAGCCTTTGAAGGTTCAAGCTTGCATAGCGAAACATGTTTTCTTGGACGTGATAGTTAACCATCAACCCGGCGTTAAAGGAAAGAGATCTTAGCGGACATAGCGATAGTTCCTCGAAGATTCTGTTCGAGGGCCGAAATCCTGACAACCACCTGCAGCAAGGTTCAGTCCCCTACTCAGCGACACTGAAACGGGTACCTCGTGGCAGACTTACTCTATGTCAATCAACTGGGCCATCTTTGGGAGCGCCATCTCCAGCAGGAAGTTAACGAGAGAGGATACAGCTCCTTGGATGTTTTGTGACCTAGAGGAAACTATGGTTCGATCAATCCCATGCTTTGACTTATTTTCTCCGAAAGCGTACTCTCCGCAGATAGTGAGCTTATGCACACTCTCACATTGCTTTTGTGAGTTTGACACGAGTCCTCTAAGAGCTTCCAGCCAAACCTCATAATTGGGTTGGTCTTCCTTAACTGACTTGTGCTCAAGTGAATCGATCTTAAGTACTGTGTGAAAGTATAGCCGTGGGACTATAAAAGCATTGAACAGCTTTGAGACTTGAGTAAGAGCAACCAAGTCCGACGGCGTAAGCTGGAGCAGACAAGCAGGTTATTGGCAATATGAAACACAAACTGGGGATAAAGGAAAGCCTACATGGTCCAGTATGCACTCAAACAGATCAACTGGAATGTTTGGGAAGGGCATATTGGCGTTGGCTAGTTTGCAACTACCGCGTGGAGCAACATATAGGTGAAGGAGAGGATTCTTGAAAGGCTTATAGGACCGAACCAAGAAATCAATTGTCAGGCTAAAAGCTTGGAAACAACAAAGTCCTCATGAAGGAATGAGAGCAATGCGAGAAAGGAAATGTGAAAGAGCCCGATGAGCTCTGCGAAAATATACATCTGTGCAGCACGTGACAAGGAGGACGTGAATCAGGCCAACAAGGAGACCCCGGAGCCCTATGATCTTATATTGACAAACACATCGAATGTGAAGAAGCATATAAAAGGTTGAGATCGTCGGCTAGAGCTAAATTGCCTGGCACTGTGCACTGAGAAGCAAAACCTGCCGCTTGAGGCATATTTATGCTTCTTCCCAGCATCAGCAGGTAGAATAGGAATGCCCCAGCAGCCAATTCTCAATCCCTAGCTACCTCTTTCAAACTGCTATACGCTTACCATAAAGGTAGCCCGTTGTCGATCAAGCTTTGTGGACTGCGGCAGGCACAAGAGAATTATGGCCGCCAGACGCTGCTAGTAAAGCAGGTAACAATCTAGGCCCAAACAGCAAAATGAACATactagaagaagagattCTACATTTGCGGCCATCGACCGACAACTTCTCTGAACTCTTTATCTATCTTGAATCAGGTACGCAGAGTATATGAAGAAAGAAGACGCAGAAAGCAAGGTCTCAACAGCCGGGTCGAGACAAGATGGCTTAGGCAAATTCATCGCTAATGCCATATTTCCCAGAGGCAGAGATTGCAAGGCCGCCAGCCCCATCTAGCGGCCATTCAAGGGTATTGTGTCGTTCAAAGGGCTCTGTGGTCCGGATCGTGGTACGGATTCGGGTAGCTGTGACGGGCGGTTGAGTGGGGCGTCAAAGTAACATTTTAAGGATCATGTCAAAATGGAGAGACATGATCAATTGCGACCCTGGTATGCTGCTATCGCAAGCGGTGGCCCCCGTGGTCAGTTGAGATGAAGTCTGCTCTCGGGATGAAGTTCGCAACAGTTGGAGTCCCAGTGGCTTGGCGTTGGTGGGGCTGTGGCTCGTGCACGTGATTCTATCTTACGTCAGCAAAATCGGCGATCCTCGGCTCAGCCAAGAACGGGAAGTGCCAgcttcacatgaaagttTGCGACGTTGCTGGGCGGCGACATGGTTTGAGGCGGAAGCATCGCCATCGGTCGCATCTCCCAAAAGTACTGAAAGATGGCCGGCCATCAGCCTCTTTGATAACCCTCGCCTGAAGCTGGTGCTGTGACTTAAATGATTTGCTGATatatctacggagtaggtGTATATTATTTCGTTATACTCGTACATATAATTCCCACTGCTCTCCTTGGCTTACGTCGTCGAAGATAAAGATCGATGTGAATTTCATTGGACTGGCTCGCGGGATCAATGAACGAACCTGTTATAGAGTCCGTTGCTGCCTTGATCCCAATTTCATTTGTCTTACAACAAGTTGCGACATCCCCTACGCTTCGTTTCGTACAACATGATCTTGCAATCTAAGCCCGTGCTCTCCGAACGCGCAATCGGGCGCGCGCTCTCTCAGCTAACCAGCAAATACCTTAAACATCGCAAAACAATATCCCGTGGCGTCTATTTGACTCTTTTCCTTGCCCTCATCAAGCGTGTCCACAATGCTATTTCGGAACAGAAAGCGTCCCAGCGACAGGCGGAGATTCGGGAGCGGCCGATGACCCGGAGTTATGATAGAGATGCATCTGGCGGCACAGAGGGCGTGCCACGGAAAAAGATAGGCTTAAACAGGGAGTTCCTGAGAAATTTGGCGCGATTGCTCAGAATTGTGATTCCGGGATGGAAGAGCAAAGAGTTTAGACTCCTGCTCAGTCATTCGGTCTTCCTTGTGCTCCGGACTCTTCTAAGTCTCTACGTCGCCGAACTTGATGGAAAACTTGTCAGTAGCTTGGTCAGGGGCAAAGGAAGGGAATTCCTACTGGGTCTGGTCTGGTGGATGATGGTGGCGGTTCCCGCAACATTCACAAACTCCATGGTACGATGGTTGGACCTGGAACTCCTTCGTTAAAGACCAGTTGCTAATAATCATTTTCTTCAACAGCTATCGTATCACCAGTGCCAGCTTGCCTTGCAATACAGAAAACGCCTAACCGAGTATGTTCAAAATGAGTACCTAACTAATATGACATTTTACACAATTTCAGCGCTTGATGATCGAATAAAAAATCCGGATCAGCTTATCACGGTCGATATAGCACGATTTTCAAACAGCCTTGCAGAGCTATACTCGAATCTAGCAAAACCAATCCTCGATATGGCTATATATAACTATTCCCTCTCAAAGAGCGTTGGTGGAGAAGGCCTTTTTATTATGTCGCTTCTCGTCCAATTATCCGCCAATGTTATGCGAGCTCTTACACCACCATTCGGCAAATACGTTGCCGATGAGGCGAAGCTCGAAGGAGAATTCCGTTTCCAACACAC is a genomic window of Coccidioides posadasii str. Silveira chromosome 3, complete sequence containing:
- a CDS encoding uncharacterized protein (EggNog:ENOG410PFDE~COG:S~BUSCO:1229at33183); translated protein: MDGVDTVDVSWLHHSQKDNLVRTKSASSRPSPKATPLPLAPAAEGTPKPQQGGEVKDGTSLSSTAKSTPILVRQSSKSKKDKDAPTPIDTKPLPPSLTTPIPIGHKPSNARPTASRRNSWISNLSSKFSSGSTPPAQSHMKDAPSNSRLQAHSPRTESLNPFGAAYSPKDSEREIQSGSFGSHSPKNPSFFHNAFRKLASSGGGLGRTAAHGGSICERRVMNIDRDRDRCKIPELNQAKLRRVAFCVDVEIAGVSRRADSDEDIKSKAGKSQVNGTESSKSSQKKDAKVAEKAEGVALKAAQHTPPSPSLSGMDDTGPVQDGWGKSPAKEMTRKQEKKKKSEEERKERKERKRRLAEESGSVPLHFDMSDPGNSSSPHRFQRGQDQPTTDPVRIYRRCCQLRETGILKKLVEQISSPSSSLAESPGTVGVLDLTGFAMSFQDIVTFSDWLAIVPVRKLILQDCGLTDEAVRVILAGLLSTKTVEAARLARGSKRSKKTDRLVKEEKFGAIEKLSLKDNPKIGPEGWRHVSLFIHMSRSLRGIDLSGIPFPSPPPPSNSPTSVSRPTGPSASIATVFSRALAERLAKNRLEELVISECCPSTEDLEKICDAAKTIGLRRLGLANNNLTREGLRHVIKYFNAGHCEGLDLGGNDLNDHLDLLTAAFQKTIPLTALSLADCSLVPKTLANLLQALIVLPNFRFIDLSHNQELFTIQPDSLATLRRYLPKLPELRRVHLADVDLTSEKAIAIAEILPDCPKLCHISVLENSAIEALAAAKDATTQEEACALYASFMAAVRVSKTMIAVEIDVPTADNNEIVKALASQIVAYSLRNLERGELAEQLSSAADGQISEKDAVPIPDVLAHLVGHGDNEEANGTVDDANLAPDEDYVIGGSGVVKALGVCLGNTDYGGVEAIGDLSPPPSGASTPLRRLSHVRVNKKPRDMSKNLLNAARRIRVRLQPALVREDKAGNDLNYRRLLFLDGTLQRMIQRFEDEFPDTRLPAEMSSGTDAGPATEFSLPSSDQADKNSDVDEGAGLCQSPENGVIENDDADRYAVRLSRTSSNTSLHSRALTSEEGRVLRLGQRLSHDVLNSELDNGDGTISRSPPNIAELQKKLEQLRSSESDPQLALHMREGSYEGQSLRGLRSASLEDLVELQRHDPDALAEFKEDQIVALINAGIRSRGD
- a CDS encoding uncharacterized protein (EggNog:ENOG410Q5D2): MPFPNIPVDLFECILDHLTPSDLVALTQVSKLFNAFIVPRLYFHTVLKIDSLEHKSVKEDQPNYEVWLEALRGLVSNSQKQCESVHKLTICGEYAFGENKSKHGIDRTIVSSRSQNIQGAVSSLVNFLLEMALPKMAQLIDIEWLSGFRPSNRIFEELSLCPLRSLSFNAGLMVNYHVQENMFRYASLNLQRLDWDGIESLRLFNLNDLESIGFIARVIRHAGGQLKDLQFHFSLPFPRDKEQDIPPLDATAWLLGELGQAPQPRQLQALGIYESGKVDLTFLFHIFDVSVLEHFTFMPHWGDFSETSAVWSELHKREVKLKSVMADHQGEGMEAYFSSFEGLRELFLQYVETNLAVSPLCARHWSTLRTIFLPHNQHAMEDLGAIIQNCTGLKELGMMLYTSSIHAIYKLFEQSRLQSVFFYTSSPDPNPNRPVHNAEIMSPKNFIKRFVEYFAGSPRRQRPQNFSTFYHGLKRISYHDSLWVMTPTSEVFIEGSTYDYIARGNHPKRVKIHDTGMIATVREVNQFVLNEFREKGVRLLPVRVQWSKYRGDKTVERLIDYLITKHPERTAHPYAQANRFVEPRLRY